Proteins from a single region of Streptococcus mitis:
- the pgdA gene encoding peptidoglycan-N-acetylglucosamine deacetylase PgdA: protein MDKSRANRVEHDKKRIGLIALVAIFSVSICVLGSMIGYKIYTKQSFEQRIETLKKEKDDQLSEGNQKDHFRKGQAEVIAYYPLQGEQVISSVKEIMTQDIKENLEDKENLVFYYTEKQDSTLKGIVNRSVMKQVYDLTSSKVEETEKTSLAKVHLTEDGKPFTLDQLFSDPSKAKEQLLKEITSFLQDKKLEQEKIDQLVKGFSDQDLSAWNFDYKDSQIILYPSQAVENLDEIALPISSFFEVIQSSYLLDKDAELYKAYYEKKNRKVVALTFDDGPNPATTNQALDTLSKYGIKATFFVLGKNVSGNEEILKRMKSDGHVIGNHSWSHPVLSKLSLDEAKKQITDTEDALTKVLGSSSKLMRPPYGAITDDIRNSLDLSFIMWDVDSLDWKSKNEAAILTEIQREVKNGSIILMHDIHAETVNALPKVIDYLKGQGYDFVTVPEMLNSRLKSHELFYDRDQ, encoded by the coding sequence ATGGATAAAAGTAGAGCAAATCGTGTTGAGCACGATAAAAAGAGAATCGGTTTAATAGCCCTAGTAGCTATCTTTTCAGTAAGTATTTGTGTCCTTGGTTCAATGATTGGATACAAAATATATACAAAGCAAAGTTTTGAACAAAGGATTGAAACGCTCAAGAAAGAGAAAGATGATCAATTGAGTGAGGGAAATCAGAAAGATCATTTTCGTAAGGGACAAGCCGAAGTAATTGCCTATTATCCTCTCCAAGGGGAGCAAGTGATTTCATCTGTAAAAGAAATCATGACACAGGATATTAAGGAAAATCTGGAAGACAAGGAAAATCTGGTTTTTTATTATACGGAGAAACAGGATTCGACTTTAAAAGGGATTGTTAACCGAAGTGTGATGAAACAAGTCTATGATTTAACTTCGTCAAAAGTTGAAGAGACTGAAAAAACTAGTCTGGCAAAAGTCCATTTGACAGAAGATGGTAAACCTTTTACACTTGATCAATTATTTTCAGATCCTAGTAAAGCCAAAGAGCAGTTGTTAAAAGAAATCACCTCTTTCTTACAGGATAAGAAATTGGAGCAAGAAAAGATCGATCAGCTTGTTAAAGGCTTCTCTGACCAAGACTTGTCTGCATGGAATTTTGATTACAAGGATAGTCAGATTATCCTTTATCCAAGTCAGGCAGTTGAAAATCTAGACGAGATTGCCTTACCAATATCTAGTTTCTTTGAAGTTATTCAGTCCTCTTATTTATTAGATAAGGATGCAGAGCTATATAAGGCTTATTATGAAAAGAAAAATCGTAAAGTAGTAGCCTTGACTTTTGATGATGGACCAAATCCTGCAACGACAAATCAAGCCTTAGATACTCTCTCTAAGTACGGAATTAAAGCAACTTTCTTCGTTCTGGGTAAGAATGTTTCTGGAAATGAAGAGATTTTGAAACGTATGAAATCGGACGGCCATGTTATTGGAAACCATAGTTGGAGTCATCCAGTGCTTTCAAAACTTTCCCTTGATGAAGCTAAAAAACAAATTACTGATACTGAGGATGCGCTAACTAAGGTGCTGGGTTCTAGTTCTAAACTTATGCGTCCGCCTTATGGAGCTATTACAGATGACATTCGAAATAGTCTCGATTTGAGCTTCATTATGTGGGATGTGGATAGTCTGGACTGGAAGAGTAAAAATGAAGCAGCTATTTTGACAGAAATTCAGCGTGAAGTCAAGAATGGTTCTATTATTCTCATGCATGATATCCATGCTGAGACGGTAAATGCTCTTCCGAAGGTTATTGAT
- the ezrA gene encoding septation ring formation regulator EzrA, with protein MSGRLVIYLAIAVAVFLVIAYAIAIYVRKRNESKLAILEEKKEELYNLPVNDEVEAVKNMHLIGQSQVTFREWNQKWVDLSLNSFADIENNLFEAEGYNNSFRFFKASHQIDQIESQITLIEEDIAAIRNALADLEKQESKNSGRVLHTLDLFEELQHRVADHSEEYGQGLSEIEKQLENIQSEFSQFVTLNTSGDPVEAAVILDNAENHILALSHIVDRLPAIVKTLSKELPDQLEDLEDGYRKLLDANYHFAETDIESRFQLLYEALKKNHENIAQLELDNAEYENTQVQEEINLLYDIFTREIAAQKVVEGLVATLPTYLKHMKDSNAVLVEDIQRLSNNYLLSETDVSHVHRLQAELESLEESVLELTSEQEEHSEPYSFLEERLENLQATLKEIEDEQVAVSQRLAQIEKDDINARQKANVYVNRLHTIKRYMEKRNLPGIPQNFLQLFFTASNHTEELMAELEEARVNIEAVNRMLEITTNDMEALEEETYNIVQYATLTEQLLQYSNRYRSFDERIQEAFNESLEIFEKEFDYHASFDKISQALEVAEPGVTNRFVTSYEKTRETIRF; from the coding sequence ATGTCTGGTAGACTAGTAATTTATCTTGCAATTGCAGTTGCAGTTTTCTTAGTGATTGCTTATGCTATCGCAATCTACGTACGAAAACGCAATGAAAGTAAATTAGCAATTTTAGAAGAGAAAAAAGAAGAGCTGTATAATCTTCCAGTTAATGATGAAGTTGAAGCTGTTAAAAATATGCACTTGATTGGACAAAGTCAAGTGACTTTCCGTGAATGGAATCAAAAATGGGTTGATTTATCTCTTAATTCTTTTGCCGATATCGAAAATAATCTTTTCGAGGCAGAAGGTTATAACAATTCATTCCGTTTTTTCAAGGCCAGTCATCAAATTGACCAAATTGAGAGCCAAATTACCTTGATTGAAGAAGATATTGCGGCAATTCGCAATGCCTTGGCAGATTTGGAGAAACAAGAGTCCAAAAATAGTGGACGTGTTCTTCATACCTTGGACTTGTTTGAAGAGTTGCAACACCGAGTTGCTGATCATTCTGAAGAATATGGCCAAGGTTTGTCTGAAATCGAAAAACAATTGGAAAATATCCAATCAGAGTTTTCTCAGTTTGTTACTTTGAATACCTCAGGTGACCCAGTAGAAGCTGCTGTGATTTTGGATAATGCTGAGAATCATATCTTGGCTTTGAGTCATATTGTTGACCGCCTGCCAGCAATTGTAAAAACATTATCTAAAGAGTTACCTGATCAATTGGAAGATTTGGAGGATGGTTACCGTAAGCTTTTAGACGCTAACTATCATTTTGCTGAGACGGATATTGAATCTCGCTTCCAATTGCTTTATGAAGCTTTGAAGAAAAATCACGAAAATATTGCACAATTAGAGTTGGATAATGCTGAGTATGAAAATACTCAAGTTCAAGAAGAAATCAATTTACTCTATGATATCTTTACACGAGAAATTGCTGCTCAAAAAGTAGTAGAAGGCTTAGTTGCAACCCTTCCTACATATTTGAAACACATGAAAGATAGTAATGCTGTTTTAGTAGAAGATATTCAACGATTAAGTAATAACTACCTGCTTTCTGAAACGGATGTTAGTCATGTTCACAGATTACAAGCTGAGTTAGAATCTCTGGAAGAATCTGTATTGGAATTAACTTCTGAACAAGAAGAACATTCTGAACCTTATTCATTCCTTGAAGAACGTTTGGAAAACTTACAAGCGACTTTGAAAGAAATTGAAGATGAACAAGTTGCGGTTAGTCAACGTCTTGCTCAGATTGAAAAAGATGATATCAATGCTCGCCAAAAGGCAAATGTTTATGTTAATCGTCTTCACACAATTAAGAGATACATGGAAAAACGTAATCTTCCAGGTATTCCTCAGAATTTCTTACAGTTGTTCTTTACAGCAAGTAACCATACTGAAGAGTTGATGGCTGAACTAGAAGAAGCTCGGGTCAATATCGAAGCTGTGAACCGTATGCTTGAAATTACAACAAATGATATGGAAGCACTTGAAGAAGAAACCTATAATATTGTTCAATATGCAACATTGACAGAACAATTGCTACAGTATTCGAACCGTTACCGCTCATTTGATGAACGAATTCAAGAAGCCTTTAATGAATCATTAGAAATTTTTGAAAAAGAATTTGATTATCATGCTTCATTTGATAAGATTTCGCAAGCTTTGGAAGTTGCAGAACCAGGTGTAACCAACCGTTTTGTTACTTCATACGAAAAAACACGTGAGACGATTCGTTTCTAA
- the gyrB gene encoding DNA topoisomerase (ATP-hydrolyzing) subunit B, protein MTEEIKNLQAQDYDASQIQVLEGLEAVRMRPGMYIGSTSKEGLHHLVWEIVDNSIDEALAGFASHIQVFIEPDDSITVVDDGRGIPVDIQEKTGRPAVETVFTVLHAGGKFGGGGYKVSGGLHGVGSSVVNALSTQLDVHVHKNGKIHYQEYRRGHVVADLEVVGDTDKTGTTVHFTPDPEIFTETTTFDFDKLNKRIQELAFLNRGLQISITDKREGLEQTKHYHYEGGIASYVEYINENKDVIFDTPIYTDGEMDDITVEVAMQYTTGYHENVMSFANNIHTHEGGTHEQGFRTALTRVINDYARKNKLLKDNEDNLTGEDVREGLTAVISVKHPNPQFEGQTKTKLGNSEVVKITNRLFSDAFSDFLMENPQIAKRIVEKGILAAKARVAAKRAREVTRKKSGLEISNLPGKLADCSSNNPAETELFIVEGDSAGGSAKSGRNREFQAILPIRGKILNVEKASMDKILANEEIRSLFTAMGTGFGAEFDVSKARYQKLVLMTDADVDGAHIRTLLLTLIYRYMKPILEAGYVYIAQPPIYGVKVGSEIKEYIQPGADQEIKLQEALARHSEGRARPTIQRYKGLGEMDDHQLWETTMDPEHRLMARVSVDDAAEADKIFDMLMGDRVEPRREFIEENAVYSTLDV, encoded by the coding sequence ATGACAGAAGAAATTAAAAATCTGCAGGCACAAGATTATGATGCCAGTCAAATTCAAGTTTTAGAGGGCTTAGAGGCTGTTCGTATGCGTCCAGGGATGTATATCGGATCGACCTCAAAAGAAGGTCTTCACCATCTAGTCTGGGAAATTGTTGATAACTCAATTGATGAAGCCTTGGCAGGATTTGCTAGCCATATTCAAGTCTTTATTGAGCCCGATGATTCGATTACAGTTGTTGATGATGGGCGTGGTATCCCAGTCGATATTCAGGAAAAAACAGGTCGACCTGCCGTTGAGACTGTCTTTACTGTTCTTCACGCTGGAGGAAAGTTTGGCGGTGGCGGATATAAGGTCTCAGGTGGTCTTCACGGAGTGGGGTCCTCAGTTGTTAACGCCCTTTCAACTCAATTAGACGTTCATGTCCACAAAAATGGTAAGATTCATTACCAAGAATATCGTCGTGGTCATGTTGTCGCAGATCTTGAAGTAGTTGGAGATACGGATAAAACGGGAACAACAGTTCACTTTACACCGGATCCAGAAATTTTCACTGAAACAACCACTTTTGACTTTGATAAATTAAATAAACGTATTCAAGAATTGGCCTTTCTAAATCGTGGTCTTCAAATCTCCATTACAGATAAGCGTGAGGGGTTAGAACAAACTAAGCATTACCACTATGAAGGTGGGATTGCTAGCTACGTTGAATATATCAATGAGAACAAGGATGTTATCTTTGATACACCAATCTACACAGATGGTGAGATGGATGATATTACCGTTGAAGTAGCAATGCAGTACACAACGGGTTACCATGAGAATGTCATGAGTTTCGCCAATAACATTCACACCCATGAAGGTGGTACGCATGAACAAGGTTTCCGTACGGCACTAACTCGCGTTATCAATGATTATGCTCGTAAAAATAAGTTACTGAAAGACAATGAAGACAACCTGACAGGGGAAGATGTCCGTGAAGGGTTAACTGCAGTTATCTCAGTTAAACACCCAAATCCACAGTTTGAAGGACAAACTAAGACCAAACTGGGAAACAGTGAAGTGGTTAAAATTACCAATCGCCTCTTCAGCGATGCTTTCTCTGATTTCCTCATGGAAAATCCACAGATTGCTAAACGTATCGTGGAAAAAGGGATTTTAGCTGCCAAGGCTCGTGTGGCTGCCAAGCGTGCGCGTGAAGTCACTCGTAAAAAATCTGGTTTGGAAATTTCCAATCTTCCAGGGAAACTAGCAGACTGTTCTTCTAACAATCCTGCTGAAACAGAACTCTTCATCGTCGAAGGAGACTCAGCTGGTGGGTCAGCCAAATCTGGTCGTAACCGTGAGTTCCAGGCAATTCTTCCAATCCGCGGTAAGATTTTGAACGTTGAAAAGGCAAGTATGGATAAGATTCTAGCTAACGAAGAAATTCGTAGTCTTTTCACAGCGATGGGAACAGGATTTGGGGCAGAATTTGATGTTTCAAAAGCCCGTTACCAAAAACTCGTTTTGATGACCGATGCCGATGTCGATGGAGCCCACATTCGTACCCTCCTTTTAACCTTGATTTATCGTTATATGAAACCAATCCTAGAAGCTGGTTATGTTTATATTGCCCAACCACCAATCTATGGTGTCAAGGTTGGAAGCGAGATTAAAGAATATATCCAGCCAGGAGCAGACCAAGAGATTAAACTCCAAGAAGCTTTGGCTCGCCATAGTGAAGGACGTGCCAGACCAACTATTCAGAGGTATAAAGGTTTAGGTGAGATGGATGATCACCAGTTGTGGGAGACAACCATGGATCCCGAACATCGCTTGATGGCCAGAGTTTCTGTGGACGATGCTGCAGAAGCAGATAAAATCTTTGATATGTTGATGGGGGATCGAGTAGAACCTCGTCGTGAATTTATCGAAGAAAATGCCGTCTATAGTACACTTGATGTCTAA
- a CDS encoding HAD family hydrolase: MKYHDYIWDLGGTLLDNYETSTAAFVETLALYGITQDHDSVYQALKVSTDFAIETFAPNLENFLEKYKENEARELEHPILFDGVSGLLEDISNQGGRHFLVSHRNDQVLEILEKTSIAAYFTEVVTSNSGFKRKPDPESMIYLREKYQINSGLVIGDRPIDIEAGQAAGLDTHLFTSIVNLRQVLDM; encoded by the coding sequence ATGAAATATCACGATTACATCTGGGATTTAGGTGGAACTTTACTAGATAATTACGAAACTTCAACAGCTGCATTTGTTGAAACATTGGCATTGTATGGCATCACACAAGACCATGACAGTGTCTATCAGGCTTTAAAGGTTTCTACTGATTTTGCGATTGAGACATTCGCTCCCAACTTAGAGAATTTTTTAGAAAAGTACAAGGAAAATGAAGCCAGAGAGCTAGAACATCCGATTTTATTTGATGGAGTTTCTGGTTTATTGGAAGATATCTCAAATCAAGGTGGCCGTCATTTTTTAGTTTCTCATCGAAATGATCAGGTCTTGGAAATTTTAGAAAAAACCTCTATAGCAGCTTATTTTACAGAAGTGGTGACTTCTAACTCAGGCTTTAAGAGAAAACCAGATCCTGAGTCCATGATTTATTTAAGAGAAAAGTATCAAATTAACTCTGGTCTTGTCATCGGTGATCGGCCGATTGATATCGAAGCAGGGCAAGCTGCTGGACTCGATACCCACTTGTTTACCAGTATCGTGAATTTAAGACAAGTATTAGACATGTAA
- a CDS encoding amino acid ABC transporter ATP-binding protein has product MTETLIKIENLHKSFGKNEVLKGINLEIKRGEVVVIIGPSGSGKSTLLRSMNLLEEATKGKVIFEGVDITDKKNDLFAMREKMGMVFQQFNLFPNMTVMENITLSPIKTKGESKEVAEKRAQELLEKVGLPDKATAYPQSLSGGQQQRIAIARGLAMEPDVLLFDEPTSALDPEMVGEVLAVMQDLAKSGMTMVIVTHEMGFAREVADRVIFMADGVVVEDGTPEQIFEQTQEQRTKDFLSKVL; this is encoded by the coding sequence ATGACAGAAACCTTGATAAAAATTGAAAATTTACATAAATCCTTTGGAAAGAATGAAGTATTGAAGGGAATCAACCTCGAGATTAAAAGAGGGGAAGTTGTCGTTATCATTGGTCCTTCAGGAAGCGGGAAATCTACCTTGCTCCGCTCTATGAATTTGTTGGAAGAAGCAACCAAAGGGAAGGTTATCTTTGAGGGAGTTGATATTACGGACAAGAAGAATGACCTCTTTGCCATGCGTGAGAAGATGGGGATGGTTTTCCAACAATTTAATCTCTTTCCTAATATGACTGTGATGGAAAATATCACCTTGTCTCCTATCAAGACTAAAGGTGAAAGTAAGGAAGTTGCAGAGAAGAGAGCTCAGGAACTTTTGGAAAAAGTTGGTTTACCAGATAAGGCAACTGCTTATCCACAGAGTTTGTCAGGTGGTCAGCAACAGCGGATTGCTATTGCGCGTGGTTTAGCTATGGAACCAGATGTTTTGCTCTTTGACGAGCCAACTTCAGCCCTGGATCCTGAAATGGTAGGTGAAGTGCTGGCTGTTATGCAAGACCTAGCCAAGTCAGGAATGACCATGGTTATTGTAACGCATGAGATGGGATTTGCTCGTGAGGTGGCAGACCGTGTCATCTTTATGGCAGACGGTGTGGTTGTTGAAGACGGAACACCTGAACAGATTTTTGAACAAACCCAAGAACAACGGACTAAGGACTTCTTGAGTAAGGTTTTATAA
- a CDS encoding amino acid ABC transporter permease has translation MNFSFLPKYLPYFNYGAVVTVLISICVVFLGTILGVVLAFGQRSKFKPFVWLANLYVWIFRGTPMMVQIMIAFALMHINAPTIQVGILGVDLSRLIPGILIISMNSGAYVSETVRAGINAVPKGQLEAAYSLGIRPKNAMRYVILPQAIKNILPALGNEFITIIKDSSLLSAIGVMELWNGATTVSTTTYLPLTPLLFAAFYYLIMTSILTVALKAFEKRMGQGDKK, from the coding sequence ATGAATTTTTCTTTTTTACCTAAGTATTTACCTTATTTTAACTATGGGGCTGTTGTGACGGTTCTCATTTCTATCTGTGTTGTCTTTTTGGGAACTATTTTGGGTGTTGTCTTGGCTTTTGGGCAACGTTCAAAGTTTAAACCGTTTGTTTGGCTCGCCAACTTGTACGTTTGGATTTTCCGTGGGACACCGATGATGGTTCAGATTATGATTGCCTTTGCCCTTATGCACATCAATGCTCCGACTATTCAGGTTGGAATTTTAGGTGTTGACCTTTCTCGTCTGATTCCAGGGATTTTGATTATCTCTATGAACAGTGGTGCTTATGTTTCTGAGACTGTTCGTGCTGGGATTAATGCAGTTCCTAAGGGTCAGTTAGAGGCGGCCTATTCTTTAGGGATTCGTCCTAAAAATGCGATGCGCTATGTGATTTTGCCACAAGCTATCAAAAATATTTTGCCAGCATTGGGGAACGAATTTATCACCATTATCAAGGATAGTTCTCTTTTATCAGCTATTGGTGTCATGGAGTTGTGGAACGGAGCTACAACAGTTTCTACAACAACCTATCTACCTTTGACACCACTTTTATTTGCAGCCTTTTATTACTTGATTATGACTTCTATTTTGACAGTAGCCTTGAAAGCTTTTGAAAAACGTATGGGACAAGGAGATAAGAAATAA
- a CDS encoding DUF1797 family protein, with translation MESHLVRIINRLEAMAKDGGNLKRNFEREGVVVAEVAYSHDEENGSIFTLRDVEARETYTFDSIDLIAMEIYELLY, from the coding sequence ATGGAATCACATTTGGTTAGAATCATCAATCGCCTTGAAGCAATGGCAAAAGACGGCGGAAATTTAAAACGTAATTTTGAACGCGAAGGAGTTGTTGTTGCAGAAGTTGCATACAGCCATGATGAAGAAAATGGCTCAATTTTTACCCTTCGTGATGTAGAAGCTCGCGAAACTTATACGTTTGACAGCATTGACTTGATTGCAATGGAGATTTACGAACTCCTCTACTAA
- a CDS encoding ATP-dependent Clp protease ATP-binding subunit gives MLCQNCKINDSTIHLYTNLNGKQKQIDLCQNCYKIIKTDPNNSLFKGMTDLNNRDFDPFGDFFNDLNNFRPSNNTPPTPPTQSGGGYGGNGGYGSQNSGPAQTPPPSQEKGLLEEFGINVTEIARRGDIDPVIGRDDEIIRVIEILNRRTKNNPVLIGEPGVGKTAVVEGLAQKIVDGDVPHKLQGKQVIRLDVVSLVQGTGIRGQFEERMQKLMEEIRKREDIILFIDEIHEIVGAGSAGDGNMDAGNILKPALARGELQLVGATTLNEYRIIEKDAALERRMQPVKVDEPTVDETITILKGIQKKYEDYHHVQYTDAAIEAAATLSNRYIQDRFLPDKAIDLLDEAGSKMNLTLNFVDPKVIDQRLIEAENLKSQATREEDFEKAAYFRDQIAKYKELQKKKVTDQDTPIISEKTIEHIIEQKTNIPVGDLKEKEQSQLIHLAEDLKSHVIGQDDAVDKIAKAIRRNRVGLGTPNRPIGSFLFVGPTGVGKTELSKQLAIELFGSADSMIRFDMSEYMEKHSVAKLVGAPPGYVGYDEAGQLTEKVRRNPYSLILLDEVEKAHPDVMHMFLQVLDDGRLTDGQGRTVSFKDAIIIMTSNAGTGKAEASVGFGAAREGRTNSVLGELGNFFSPEFMNRFDGIIEFKALSKDNLLQIVKLMLADVNKRLSSNNIHLDVTDKVKEKLVDLGYDPKMGARPLRRTIQDYIEDAITDYYLENPSEKDLKAVMTSKGNIQIKSAKKAEVKTSEKEV, from the coding sequence ATGCTTTGTCAAAACTGTAAAATCAATGACTCAACAATTCATCTTTATACCAATCTTAACGGAAAGCAAAAACAAATTGACCTTTGTCAAAACTGCTATAAGATTATCAAGACAGATCCTAACAATAGCCTCTTTAAAGGTATGACGGATCTGAACAATCGTGACTTTGATCCCTTTGGTGATTTCTTCAATGACCTAAACAATTTTAGACCTTCTAACAACACTCCTCCGACTCCCCCAACCCAATCAGGTGGAGGCTACGGTGGAAACGGCGGTTATGGTTCCCAAAATAGTGGACCTGCTCAAACTCCTCCACCAAGCCAAGAAAAAGGCCTGCTGGAAGAATTTGGTATCAACGTAACTGAAATTGCCCGTCGTGGAGATATTGACCCCGTTATTGGGCGCGACGATGAGATTATCCGTGTTATCGAAATTCTCAATCGCAGAACCAAGAATAATCCTGTTCTTATCGGTGAACCAGGTGTCGGAAAAACTGCCGTTGTCGAAGGTCTAGCTCAGAAAATCGTTGATGGCGACGTTCCACATAAACTCCAAGGTAAACAAGTCATCCGTCTGGATGTGGTTAGCCTAGTTCAAGGAACGGGTATTCGAGGACAATTTGAAGAACGCATGCAAAAGCTCATGGAAGAAATTCGAAAACGTGAAGACATTATTCTCTTTATCGATGAAATCCATGAAATTGTTGGTGCTGGTTCTGCGGGCGATGGCAATATGGATGCAGGAAATATCCTCAAGCCCGCCCTTGCTCGTGGGGAACTGCAACTGGTCGGTGCCACTACCCTCAATGAATACCGTATCATTGAAAAAGATGCTGCCCTAGAGCGTCGTATGCAACCTGTTAAGGTCGATGAACCAACAGTGGACGAAACAATCACAATCCTCAAAGGTATTCAAAAGAAATACGAAGACTACCACCACGTTCAGTATACCGATGCTGCAATTGAAGCAGCTGCAACTCTTTCCAATCGCTACATCCAAGATCGCTTCTTGCCTGACAAGGCCATCGACCTCCTGGATGAAGCTGGTTCTAAGATGAACTTGACCTTGAATTTTGTGGATCCTAAAGTGATTGATCAACGCTTGATTGAGGCTGAAAATCTCAAATCTCAAGCTACACGAGAGGAAGATTTTGAGAAGGCAGCTTATTTCCGCGACCAGATTGCCAAGTATAAGGAACTGCAAAAGAAAAAGGTCACAGACCAAGATACTCCTATCATCAGTGAGAAAACCATTGAGCACATTATCGAGCAGAAAACCAATATCCCTGTTGGCGATTTGAAAGAGAAAGAACAATCTCAACTCATCCATCTAGCTGAAGACCTCAAGTCTCATGTTATTGGCCAAGATGATGCAGTCGATAAGATTGCCAAGGCTATTCGCCGTAATCGTGTCGGTCTCGGTACGCCTAACCGCCCAATCGGAAGCTTCCTATTTGTTGGCCCAACTGGTGTCGGTAAGACAGAACTTTCCAAACAACTAGCCATTGAACTTTTTGGTTCTGCTGACAGCATGATTCGCTTTGATATGAGTGAATACATGGAAAAACACAGTGTGGCTAAGTTGGTCGGTGCCCCTCCAGGTTATGTCGGCTACGACGAGGCTGGGCAACTAACTGAAAAAGTCCGCCGTAATCCATATTCTCTCATCCTTCTAGATGAAGTGGAAAAAGCTCACCCTGATGTTATGCACATGTTCCTTCAAGTCTTGGACGATGGGCGTTTGACAGATGGTCAAGGACGTACCGTTAGCTTCAAGGATGCCATCATCATTATGACTTCAAATGCCGGGACTGGTAAAGCCGAAGCCAGCGTTGGTTTTGGAGCTGCTAGAGAAGGACGTACCAATTCTGTTCTCGGTGAACTCGGTAACTTCTTTAGCCCAGAGTTTATGAACCGTTTTGATGGTATTATCGAATTTAAGGCTCTCAGCAAGGACAACCTCCTTCAGATTGTCAAGCTTATGCTTGCAGACGTTAACAAGCGCCTTTCTAGCAACAACATTCATTTGGATGTAACTGACAAGGTTAAGGAAAAATTGGTTGACCTCGGCTATGATCCAAAAATGGGGGCGCGCCCACTTCGTCGTACTATTCAAGACTATATTGAAGACGCAATCACTGACTACTACCTTGAAAATCCAAGTGAAAAAGACCTCAAGGCAGTTATGACCAGCAAGGGCAACATTCAAATCAAATCTGCCAAAAAAGCTGAAGTAAAAACTTCTGAAAAAGAAGTATAA
- a CDS encoding NUDIX hydrolase, which yields MANPTFGEKKSNTDYVSRYGVYAVIPDAEQKQIVLVQAPNGAWFLPGGEIEAGENHQEALKRELIEELGFTAEIGTYYGQADEYFYSRHRDTYYYNPAYLYEATSFKEVQKPLEDFNHIAWFPIDEAIENLKRGSHKWAIESWKKQHKID from the coding sequence ATGGCAAACCCAACTTTCGGAGAAAAAAAATCGAATACAGACTATGTTTCACGCTATGGCGTATATGCAGTAATTCCAGACGCTGAACAAAAACAAATTGTTCTTGTTCAAGCACCAAATGGTGCTTGGTTTCTACCAGGTGGCGAAATTGAAGCAGGTGAAAATCATCAAGAAGCCCTAAAGCGTGAATTGATTGAAGAGCTTGGCTTTACAGCTGAAATTGGTACTTATTACGGACAAGCTGATGAATATTTCTATTCTCGTCACCGTGACACCTACTACTACAATCCTGCCTACCTCTATGAAGCGACTTCCTTCAAAGAAGTACAAAAACCATTAGAAGACTTTAATCATATTGCCTGGTTCCCTATTGACGAGGCTATTGAAAACCTCAAACGTGGTAGCCATAAATGGGCTATTGAATCTTGGAAAAAACAGCATAAGATTGACTAA
- a CDS encoding DUF1827 family protein, with amino-acid sequence MKLINTTNSHSQLVKSQLESTDATLVEVYSAGNTDVIFTQAPLHYEILISNKHRAIREPEIEAIQEFFLKRKIDKDSIDEANIKTLYSEKLIGISIPTK; translated from the coding sequence ATGAAGCTTATCAATACGACAAACTCACACTCGCAACTTGTAAAAAGCCAGCTAGAAAGTACAGATGCAACCCTTGTTGAGGTTTATTCTGCAGGGAATACAGATGTTATTTTTACTCAAGCTCCGCTTCACTATGAAATCCTCATCTCAAACAAACACCGAGCTATTCGTGAACCTGAAATCGAAGCTATTCAAGAATTTTTCTTGAAACGTAAAATTGATAAGGACTCTATTGATGAGGCCAATATCAAAACCCTCTATTCAGAAAAATTAATTGGAATTTCGATTCCAACCAAATAA